The Lewinellaceae bacterium DNA window TTGGCGGGTGAACTCGGTGGTAAAGATCCATTCGTCGAGGCCATAAGTGTAGTATGCTTCCCCAAAATGCTGTTTAAACGATTGGACCGATCCTTTGGGCAGGATAACTTCAGCCGGAGAAAAACTTTGCAGCAATTTAGAAATAGATGCAGTGTTTCCTTCGGCAATATAAAACTCACCGGTAGAAATATCCAGGAATGCAATCGCATCCTCTTGCTTCCCGGCATGAAAATAGCAGGCCAGGTAATTGTTTTCCTTGAAATCCAGTAAATTATCATTCAGGGCCAGTCCTGGTGTTACCATCTCTGTAACGCCCCGTTTGACTATTTTCTTCTCTTTACTTGGTTGCTCCAGTTGCTCACAGATGGCTACCCGGTATCCGGCTTTTACAAGCCGGGGCAAATACATATCCAGTGCATGGTAGGGAAATCCTGCCAGTTCGACATCACTTCCACCGTTATTCCGCGCAGTGAGGACGATGCCGAGTACATCGGCAGTCTTGACGGCGTCTTCTCCAAATGTCTCATAAAAGTCTCCGACACGGTATAGCAGGATGGCGTCCGGATATTGCCCTTTCAACAGGGAATATTGCTGCATCAAAGGGGTGACTTTTGATGCTTCGGCGTCCGGTTTCTTTTTTTGTTTTGCCAAACTGCAGGTCGGTTTAGCCCACGAAGGTCTTAAATTAATAAAAAACTTATATGAAAAAGAATTAGATTTTCTGGTTTTTAAGGCTGAAGGACCAGGGAGTTAAGCATGTTGTTTTGTATCCTGCCAGTGGTAAGGTAGCCTGTTGTGATGTATTCCCTGTAGGTTCTGGTATAATGGGGCGTTTAAATAATCCCGGCCTATGCGTTTTTAAACAATCTCTTGTCACCGCAACGTGGAATGGGTCTTTATAATTGATTTGGCAAAGGTTGTAATAGCAAGGCATTTTATTAAATTTGCGGCGATTTTAAAGCAATCCGAACATGATCCAAGCTTTTGAACATTTGACCGCGGCGGAAGTCCAGGAGATGTATGATGCCATTCCTCTGATCACAATTCTGATCGCTGGTGCAGATGGAAAAATAGATATCAATGAGGTGAATTGGGCACGCAAGGTCGCTCATATTCGGACCTACGCTACTGACAAGGTATTATTCGATTACTACCAGGAGGTCGACAAACATTTTGATGAACGCTATACGCATTTCATCAATACCTTGCCCTCGGATGCTCAAACCCGTGGTGAATCCATCAGTTTGACCTTATCCCATCTGAACCGTCCATTTGAACGGATGGATCCGCATTATGCTTATCACCTGTGGCGTAGTTTTCGATCCTTCGCCAAACAGGTGGCCAAGTCTTCCGGAGGATTTTTTAGCTTTTTCAGCATCTCCAAACATGAAGAAAAATGGTTGGATTTGTCCATGATTAAGGCTATCGCCCGCCCGGTTGATTTTGAAGAGGAGGAAGAATAGCGTTAATTCCCCGGTAGGGAATGCCCGCTAAGGAGCATCTTCTTATTAATGACCTGCCAGAGGCAATGTAGCCACCTGAACATTTCATCGAATAGGTATGGATTGTTTGGTCGTGTTGATTTACCGGAAATCAATAGGGTAAAACCATAACCTTTTTAGACACAACCTGATTGCCCTGTCCCACAGCAATGAAATATGTACCCGCTGCAAGATTCTCACTAATCACTGGAAATTCATTCATACCCGGCGTCAGATGGACATTTTTCTGTGAGGCGACTCTACCCATCATGTCATACAATGTGATGGTCGTTCTGGACTCCTGATCTGAAAAAATGGTGATGGTGCTATTGGGTGTCAGTGGATTGGACTTCAGTTTAAACTTGCTTTCGACTGTTGGTGGGGTTTGTATTGACGACACTTCTTCGCATTGTCCGGTTTCACGGACCTCGATGGAATAGACTCCCGGAAATAAAGGACCAGGAACTCTCGCTTCGATTGGGCCCAAAACGGTGCCCAGTGTCAGATCAATGGTCAGGTCATAACTGCCTACGGAGACCGTATCGTTGACAGTACCACCTAAAACAACACAGCCGTATTGCAGGGCAAGCATTTTACAGTCTTCAGGATTGCACATGTAGGATAATCCGGCTGGCAGCCCTTTGACAGCAGTGGTTGGATTTAATTGAGCATAACTCAAGGCCAATGGAAATCCCTGATTGACGACCACATCCGGAATGAACATGGTGAAAGTGAGCTCATAGGACTCTCCTTTGCAAGCAGCCTTTTTTATCCCTGACGTGCTGTCACCTTCGATATACGGGCGCGGAGCTATAATGGACCCGGAATCAAGAGCCATGGTATCCGGCGTACAGACTTGTGCACGTAAAGGGACCAGGGAAGTAAGCAGGAGCATTGCGGCGATGAGGTGTAAATATCCTTTCATAAATATTTCTTACATTTCCTTTAAATATAACCGGTTTTTGACAAATTAATCGAGCTGCGTATGTTAAAGCCTGGCAATTGGAAATTAGCGATCTTATTTGTCTGCCTATTCTCAACATGGTTACCGGCTCAGGACATCAGGCTATCCGGAAAGATTGTTGACGGGCATACCGGGGAGGCCCTGGTTGGAGCTACGGTACAGTTTTCCACGGGCGGCACCTTATCCGATGCTGATGGTGGTTTCCAGTTAAGCTTGCCCACAGGCCATTATCAGCTGGATGTGCGTTACGTAGGTTATGATAATAAAATGGTGGACCTCGATCTGGCCAGGGATACTTCCCTGGTGATCGAAATGGCTGTAGCGGAAAATTTACTGCAAACCGCTGTGGTTACCACATCACGGTACGCCCGTCCGCTCAGTGAATCAACCATCAGCCTGGATGTGATCAAACCGGACATGGTCCAGCGTAACAGTCCTTCTTCCGTTGAAGAATTGTTGGGCAAGGTTCCTGGTGTCACCATCGTAGGTGATCAAGCCAATATTCGGGGGGGCTCCGGATTTTCCTATGGCGCAGGTAGCCGGGTACTGCTCCTCTTGAATGACATGCCGGCCTTACAAACCGATGCCGGATATCCGAACTGGAATGATATTCCGGTGGAGACCCTTGGTCAGATCGAAGTAGTTAAGGGGGCATCCTCTGCACTTTATGGTTCCAGTGCCCTCAATGGGATTATCCACTTTCAAACCACCTACCCGGGCAGTGAACCGGAGACCAAGATAAGCGCTTACTATACCCATTATTTTACGCCCCGGGACCCGGCAAAAAAATGGTGGGACAAAGCACCGCATGCCTGGAACCTGGAATTCAGCCACAAACAAAAAATCGGCAAGCTGGACCTGGTATTGGGAGGCTTCCTGACGGACGGCAACAGCTACGCTCAAGGTTCCGGCCGTCATTATGGCCGGGGTGAGATACAGACCAGGTACCGGATCAGTGAACGTGCGACGCTTTCATTGGGGGCATACATTAACAAAGGCAGAACCAGCAGCTTTTTTTATTGGAAGGATGCGGAGGCAGGAGCCTACCAACCGACGGAAGGTACCGAATCGGAATCCAAACGGTTTCGCTATTATGTGGATCCGCAGTTCACCTATTTCTCGAAACAAGGAGGCAGACACCGCATCCAAGGAAGAATCCTGGGGATCGACAACAATGTCACCGGCGGCAAGTCCAACGCTTCTTTCAATCTGTTTACGGAGTATCAATACAGCAAGGATTGGGCTGACTGGGATGCCAACCTGACAGGCGGGGTGGTGTACAATCGCAGCATCGTCAATGCACCTTTGTATGGTGACAGTACGTTCCTGGGCCAAAACGCCAGTATTTATGCACAGATATCTAAAAAGATTGATGACCGTTTGACCCTGACAGGTGGCTGGCGCTACGAATATTTTCTATTGAAGGGCCCGAGTCAGCTGGGCGATTATTCATTTCCGGGTGGAAAGGAGGCACAAGACAAACCGGTCTGGCGTGTGGGGGCGAATTGGCAACTATTTGATTTTACCTACCTGCGTGCTTCCTGGGGACAGGGATTCCGCTTCCCTTCAATCGCGGAGAAATTCATACAGACTTCTTTTGGCACTACCCTGATCACACCAAATCCCACGTTGAAAAGCGAGTCCGGATGGAGTTCTGAGATTGGGATCAAGCAAGGCATACAACTTGGTGGGTGGAGGGGGTTCCTCGATGCTTCGGCATTTTGGAGCCAGTACCAGGATATGATGGAATTTGTTTTCACCGGGTTCATCCGTGGATTCCAGTCACAGAATATTGGCAACACGGATATCAAGGGATTTGAGGTGAGCCTGGCCGGGGAGGCAAAACTGTGGGGCATCCCAATGTCCATCCTGGCGGGGTATACCTACATCGATCCGCGATTCCAGGAATTTACGGAACTCGATGACCAGCGCTCATCCGTTGATTACAACATCCTCAAATACCGCTCTAAGAATCAGTTCACGATGGACTGGCAATGGACTTTCCACCGGCTTAAAATAGGAACCAGTACGATATATCTGAGTAAAATGGAGGCCATCGACAGTATTTTCGAATTGGTTATTCCAGGGGTGAAGTCATTCCGTGAAACCCATGGTGGTTTTCAGGTTTGGGATGCCCGTCTTTCCTACGATATCCGGCCGGTGACGGTTTCCCTTATCCTGCGCAACGCATTTAATGCAGAATATGCGTCCCGCCCTGGCCAACTGGATGCTCCGAGGAATTTACTGGTCCGTGCCGACTGGAAGTTTTAGGGCTAAAGCCCGTGAGGTTCAGTACCCATGCTCCATGCCCCTTGCTCTATGCTCCATGCCCCATGCCCCATGCCCCACGCTCCATGCTCCACGCTCCATGCTCCATGCTCCATGCCCCATGCTCCTTGCCCCATGCTCCACGCTCCATGCTCCATGCTCCACGCTCCATGCCCCATGCTCCATCATTTTCCATTCAGCGCCCAGTCGTATTCTTTATAGGCGATAGCAGCACCGGACTTGATGGTGGTTGCAGAATAATTATTTAAATAGGAGATCAGGTTGCCAAAGTCCTGGTTATACCATTCGAATATTTTGGAAACCTGGATATTGGATGTCTTGATGGTATTGTAAGCGGGGTTATTGACAAAGGATTTTGCCCGTTGTTCCAGTTGTGCATCCAGGGTGGCTGGCATCCAGGCTTGATTCAGCAGGGGAGGGCAGGACTTCGCTGCACAGTTTACCGCAAAATGGATGCGTGGCTCCTTGAATTGAGGTCGGATGATCTCGTTTTCAATTTGATTCAGCGAATAGGATTTATTGCCCAGTTTGATCCAGACCTTGTCCCAGGCTTTGCCACCATCGATATCCATGATGGACTTGACAGGATAGTTGTTGAGGATCAATTTGATGGTAAATGCATTGTAGGTATTGATCCAATAGGCGAGTTTTTCCTCGCGGGACCATCCATCCTGAACCGGGTTGCTGGCCAGGGACTGCAAATACGTATCCAGTAGGGTGTGTTCTGCTTTTAATCCCTGATAATTGACCTGGCCCTGGTTATCCACAAAGGTAGAGAGGACCTGAGTCCACAAGGTGTGATCCGGACCTGAAATCATGACCTTGTCTGTGTAGATAATAAGTGAAAGCAGAAAAGTTATCAGCATTTTGCCAGCCATCGGTAATTCATTTTGCGTATTTCAAATTTAAAGAACGCAAGAAGGAACGCCATGGTTCGTTCCTGATGCAATCGGTAACGAACATTAACAGGTGTTTTGGTATTTTGGTTGACAAAAGTAATCAATGGAGGGTAGGAAAGTATCCATGGTTATATTGGATGGATTTACCAATAACCCAGGAGATATCAGCTGGGGGCCGCTTGAGCATTACGGCGAGTTGACAGTTTACGATCGGTCTGATGACTCCAATTGGTTTGAACGGGCCGGTCGCGCTGAAGTAATACTGGTGAACAAATTTGTCCTTGACCGTCCTAAGCTGGAGCTGTTGGATTCATTGCGGTGTATCATTGTTCTCGCCACCGGATATAATAATATTGACATTGAGGCATGCAAAGTCCGGGGGATCAAGGTTTATAATGCGGTAGGTTATGGAGGTGGGTCTGTGGCTCAATACGTTATGACGGCTATTTTAGCCTGGCAGATGCGGATTGAAAGCCATGCCATCGACGTTCGTCAGGGTGGTTGGTCTCGATGTCCGGATTTTTCATATACACTGTATGCGGGACGGGAAATACAGGGCATGCAGTTGGGAATTGTCGGGTTTGGTAAAATCGGTCAGACTGTCGGCCGTAAAGCCTACGCTCTGGGCATGCAGGTTGCAGCGTATCACTCTCATCCTGATCGTGATAATCAACCGTGGATGACGATGATGGGGTGGGAAGAATTGTTGAGGACCAGCGATATACTTTCCCTCCATGTGCCATTGACTCAGGCAACGCAATACTTAATCAATAAAGACAGCCTGGCCATGATGCCTTCACATGCCCTTCTGATCAATACCGGTCGTGGCGGCCTGGTCGATGAAGATGCATTGTATAGCGCCTTGAAAGAAAAGCGGATCGAAGGCGCTGTCCTGGACGTATTGGCCCAGGAGCCTCCGCCATTGGGCCATCCTTTGTTTACGCTGCCTAATTGCTGGATTACGCCACACATGGCATGGACCAGCAAGGAGGCACGAATCCGGCTTATTCGGATATCCGGCGAGAATGTTGGCCATTATTTGTCGGGAGAAGTGAAGAACCGGGTAGTGTAAAACAAAAAAGCCGGCTCGCTGTGAACCGGCTTTAAAGCTTTATTTTTTTACGATTTAAGCCAAGGGAGGTATCCGGAGCATCTGTCCCGGGTAGATTAAGTTAGGATCCTTAAGCATCGGCTTATTGGCTTCAAAAATGACCGGATATTTCATCGGGTCACCATAATACTGCTTGGCAATTTTTGAAAGCGAGTCTCCCTTCTTGACTTCGTAAAATTGTGCTTCCGGCTCAGGAACTGCTTCCGGCTCTGGCGGTACCACCGATATACGGTCGTCAACAGTTGCAATGCCTGACACATTACCAAGTGCAAGAATGATCTTTTCACGTTCTGACTGGGTAGGCACCGTGCCGTATACGGTAACCGTCTCATCATCTACGTCAAGATCAAAATCATTGACCGAAAATCCCAGATCGGTAATGGACTTTTTCAATGCCGCTACCTTGTCGTACTTCGGCTCACTTGATCCTCCGAAGATCTTTGCTCCAGCGTTTTTTAGAAAAGAAAATAAACCCATAATGTTCTTATTTTAGGTGAATGAATATTGGGGCAGCGCAATATACCACTTTTTTGAGCTAATAACCGGGAAGCTATATCGTTATCCAATCCGGGAAGGTTTCCGTGGGCTTCTACTTCGATTGAAGCAGGCCGAAATCATCGGATTTAAAGGAGAGAATGATAATTAATGTGTTGATTATCAGGCATCCAATAAATATTTTCTTATATCATATCTTTTATTGGCTCATTTTCAGGGCAATCCACTAAAAAGTAACATTAAACCTGTATATTTGCGCAGTTTTTCACAAAGGTTTTTGAATAAAGTTAATAGCACATGCAAGGCAAAGGCTTAATCAGATTCTTCTTCTTCTTACTCCTGGTAGTAAGTGCCATTCAATATCTCTTTATTTTACCTACGAATAAAGTAGAAAAGGCAGCAGACCGATATGCAGCTTCGCTCTCGGCTGAAATGCCTGAAGGAGTGGCTAAACAAACGGCCTACAACGATGCCAAATCAAGGTATCTCGATTCGATGTCGACCGAAACGGTATTTAGCATACCCGGCATCAAGAAGTATAATTACGAAGAGCTCAAGAGACAACAACTTGCGTTAGGTCTTGACTTGCAAGGTGGTATGAGTACAGTATTGCAGGTTGACTTGAAGAGCTTCCTGCAGAACTTATCCAATAACAACCAGGACCCCACCTTCCTGCAGGCATTGGATAATGCTCAAAACAGGCTAGCCAGCGAACAGACGGACTACATCACCCTTTTTGGGGAGGAGTTCACCAAGATCGCCAATGGCAAGAAACTGAGCGCCATCTTCCGGAACAACGCCTCCTTACGGGATGACATCAACATTGAAAGTACGGATGATGATATCATCAGCTTACTTCGTACCCGGGCAAATGAAACGGTCGACCTTACGTATAAAATGCTGAAAGACCGGATCGATAAATTCGGGGTCACCCAGCCTAACGTATCCAAAGACGAAAGCCGTGACCTGATCCTGGTCGAGTTGCCGGGTATCAGTAATCCGGAGCGTGCCCGCCGTTATTTGCAGGCAACAGCAAAACTGGAATTTTGGGACGTCTATCGTGTGACGGATCCAGGAGTCCTGGATGCCTTCTACGCTGCTGATCAGCGCCTGAAGAAGCTTGAAGAGGGTGATACCGCACAGGTGGCTGAACCGATCACTTTTGATACCATTCCTTATCGGGACACGCTGACCGGAAGAGACACTTTCCAGCTGGTGGAGCGGAATAACAATCAGCAGACCACTGCCGGTCCATTGTTCTCAGTCTTCCAGCCCAATCTGTACACGCAGGAATCTGCAGTGGGTAGTCCAGCTGTGATGGGTATAGCTGATAAGAATAAACGGGAGCAAATTACCAATTTCCTGAATCGGACTGACATCAAAGGCCTGTTCCCCCGTGATCTGGAGTTTAAGTGGAGCCAGAAAGGCATAAAGGACCAGAACACCGGCCAGCTGACCAATGCATACCAGTTGTATGCGATTAAAATTCCTCGTGGTACCGGGGTAGCTCCCTTGCAGGGCGACCGGGTTGTGGATGCTTATGAGACCCAGGATCAGCAGAACCAGATTGTGGTCAGTCTTCGCATGGACCCCCGTGGCGCCAAAATTTGGGGAGATATGACCACCAAGGCGGCTCAGGACAACAACCGTGAAATTGCCATTGTCCTTGATGATGAAGTGGTTTCAGCTCCGCGCGTAAACACGCCGATCACCGATGGAAACTCCCAGATTGAAGGTGGTTTCTCGCTGCAGGAGGCCAAAGACCTTGCTAATATCCTCCAGGTAGGTAAGTTGCCTACGGAGACGAAAATTATCCAGGAAAACCTGGTAGGACCGTCACTCGGCCACGACAACATTGCCAAGTCACTGCGCTCCATGATCATCGGTTTGACCATCGTACTGCTCTTTATGATCATCTACTATGGTGGTGCCGGTATCGTTTCGATCATTGCGTTGTTACTTAACCTGTTTTTCATCTTCGGCGCCCTGGCATCACTGGGAACCGTTCTGACGTTACCGGGTATTGCTGGTATCGTGCTGACGATTGGTATGGCCGTGGATGCGAACGTTATCATCTACGAACGTATACGGGAAGAATTACGGGCCGGAAAATCGCTTTCCACGTCCATTATGGATGGATTCAAACAATCCTATTCAGCGATCATCGATGCCAACGTAACCGGATTTTTGACTGCTATTGTGCTGGCTTACTTTGGTCTAGGACCCATTAAAGGCTTTGCGGTCGTTTTGATGATCGGTATATTGTCATCCTTGTTTACAGCCGTATTGGTTTCCCGGATGATCATCGACTGGTGGACCAAAAAAGGACGCGGTATCACCTTCTCCATCAAATCGACTGAAAACGTACTTTCAAAGGTTAACATCGATTGGCTTACCAAGCGCCGCGTAGCTTATATGATCTCCGGAACGCTGTTGTTGGTCAGCATCGCATCCATGTTGTTCCGTGGATTTGACCTTGGAGTTGACTTTAAAGGCGGATACTCCTATAATGTGCAGTTTGAGCACAGTGTAAGTCCGCAGGAGATTCGTGATGCGCTGTCCGGGCCATTTGAGAAGACACCGGTAGTTAAAGCGGTAGATATTTCCAATACCTATAACATTACGACGGACTACCTGGTAAATGATCAGGCCGATGATGCAGCCGACCGGGTGATGGATCAGTTGTATGGCGGAGTCAATACCCTCATGGGCGGCAATCTGAATGAAGAGAATTTCAAATCCCCGGAAGGCTCCGGCACACACGTGACCAGTTCCAGCAAAGTAGGACCAACCATTGCGGATGACATCAAGTCAAGTTCTGTCTACGCTACGTTGTTCTCCCTGCTGCTGATCTTCCTGTATATCTTTATCCGGTTTAACCGCTGGCAGTTTAGCCTGGGCGCTGTCATCGCTTTGTTCCATGACACCCTGATCACACTGGGTATCTTCTCCTTGCTGAAAGGAATTGTGCCCTGGTCACTGGAAATTGACCAGGCCTTCATTGCCGCCATTCTGACGGTGATCGGTTACTCCATCAATGATACCGTGATCGTATTTGACCGAATCAGGGAATACTTGAATGAATACACGAAAAAGGACAAATTCTCCGTTATTAATGATGCCATCAACAGTACATTATCCAGAACATTGATCACCTCGTTGACGACTTTGTTTGTGGTATTGGTACTGTTCCTGTTTGGTGGATCGAGCATAAAAGGATTTGCCTTTGCCATCCTGGTAGGTATCGGCGTAGGAACTTATTCGTCGATCTTCATTGCCACACCGATCATGGTGGATATGACCAAGGAGCTAACTTCGACAAAAGTCAGCGCTTCGAAAAAGCATTTTTCGAAAGCTGCAGGGATCAAATAGTAAGAAAGTTATCCGAATATACATGGAAGGTTGGTTTACGATTGTAGGCCAACCTTTCTTATTTTTTGCAACATCACGGGGAACAAATCCGTTTTTTTTGTGGTATCTTTTTCCAATGCAAGTCTTGAAAAATATTGGCTTATTGTTCCTTGTCGCTATTTTGGCTGCCTGCTCAGGCACTCAAAAGTTAAAATCCGGTGAGGAGGCCTATCAGTACTTCCAGTATCAGACGGCTATTCAACTCCTCAGCGAGGAATACGAGCATTCCAACATTAAAGAAGAAAAGGCACATAAAGCCTATCTGATCGCCAAATCATTTGCCGCCAACGATGACCTCAATCAGGCTTTGCAATGGTTCCGCACGGCTTATGACCTTGATTATGGTGAGCAGGCGCTGTTCGATTATGCAGTCATCATGAAAAGGCTGGAAAGATATGACGCTGCCTATAAACTTTTTGAAGCGCTGAGCAACCGGGCAGAATTTCAGATAATTGCCAAGCAGGAGATGCAGGCTTGTAAAACGGCGATGGTATGGAAAACCAATAAAGTAGCTTATACCGTTGAACCACTTTCGTTCAATAGTCCCGGATCCGATTACAGTCCGGTATTGTACCTGGATGACCAGATCGCATTTGTTTCTGACCGAAGCCAAAGCGCTGGTGAATACAATTTCAACTGGACCGGGCGGAAGTTCTCGGACATTTTTCTGGCACCGGCGCATCGGCTGGGTGAAGATCCCAGGTCATTTGATGACGTGGTCAATTCTGACGCCAATGAAGGACCACTGGCATTCAGCCACGATTATCAGACCTTGTTTTTCACTAGATGTGCGTCTCCGGAGGAAGAGCGTGATTTCTGCAAAATCTATTTTACCCGGCGAGGGCCTTATGTCTGGTCTGATCCTGAGGTGCTTTCTTTTGTACAGCCGGGAGCTAATTATCGTCATCCGGCATTGGCAGCGAATGACAGCATCATGATCTTTTCTTCCGATATGCCTAACGGTCAGGGCGGTTACGATCTTTATTATACCCGGCTGACCGGAAACAGATGGAGTGATCCCGTTAATTTAGGTGCCCGGGTTAATACTCAGGCCAATGAATCTTTTCCCTGGCTTGATCTGGATACCTTATATTTTGCTTCAGACCGGATAGGAGGTATGGGAGGACTCGATATTTATCAGACCTATGTCATGGATGATGGCTCCTGGGCACCGCCCCAGAATTTAAAGCCTCCGGTAAACAGTGGCTCTGACGACTTTGGATTGATCATTGACAGGAAGGCTGCTTTGCATTCGGGAGAACTACAGAAGGGCTATTTTTCTTCCTCACGGGAAGGGATGGGCAAAGATGATATTTACCGCTTTACCAAAATTCTGGTCGAACCCGATACCCCTCAGGTAGTCGTGCAGGAGCCCGAGAAACCATACGTCATTTACCTCGCGCTGCGGGTAGTCGAAAAATTACTTGAAAATCCGGATGACCCGAATTCGAAAGTGATCGGAAAACAACCGGTTTCCAGAGCCCAGGTAACGATTAACGGGCAGTCTTATGTGGCCAACATCAATGGCTTTGTGATTATCCCGATCGAACACGATCATTCTTACGATGCGAATGCAGCCATGGATGGTTATCTAACCAATTCCCTTGACTTTCAGTCCCCTGCCAAAGAAGATGGTCAATACGAGGTGACTGTCAATAAAGAGGTTTACTTGGACCGGATCTATCCGGGAAAAGAAATTATCCTGCAGAATATATACTACGACCTTGATAAATGGGACATTCGCGAAGACGCCAAACCTGCCCTGAATGAGCTGGTAAAAATATTGAAGGATAATCCGGAAATTCGTATCCAGTTAGCTTCCCACACCGATTGCCGGGCATCTGACGAATACAATTTCGAACTTTCCCAAAAAAGAGCGCAGAGTGCGGTAGATTATCTGGTTGAAAATGGCATAGCGCCTGAAAGGCTGGCTGCCAAAGGATTTGGCAAGAGTCAACTGATCGAAAAATGTCCTTGTGAGACTTGTACCGAAGAACAACATCAGGTCAATCGCCGTACAACCTTTACGGTGTTGTAGGCTTCTTACTGAATCCAGTGCCACAACTGATGTAAATAATACCAGGAGATCTCAAAGAGCAACGGAAGGATCATTACCCCATCAATAAAAATCGAAAAGAAGTAGTCGGAACCGTGAGATTTGGATTTGTAAATCAACCACCCGGCAACGCCATAAGTCAGGATCAATATGGTATAGGCGCGGGGACTCCAAACATGGAAATGATACACCAAAAATCCTAACAGCAACAAGGCTGCCAAGAGCAGACTCATGGAAAGCCGTTTGGCCCACTTGATTCCCAGGACCATAGGGATGGTCCATACTTTGTGTTCCTGATCCACACGAATATCCCGCAGATCAAATGGTATGGTCAGGCTGAAGATAAACAGGAAGCGCTCCAGTAATAACAGAGTGATGATGTACCAGGAATAAGTATTGGCATGCATGACAGGTATACCGATGGTCAATAAGGTCCATAGGCTGCCGATAAGAAAGATCTTGATGTAAGGATAATCCCGTAACCGCTTTTTACCTGGAAAGACGGGCAGGGCGTAGGCCAGACTTAGCACCATGATTGGAACCAGGCTCCAGCGCAACCTTTCGGAGGCATAAATGAATCCATAGACTGAAAGCAGGATTCCGATGCCGGCCACCACGATGATCCAGGTGCTCAGTTTCAGAACCGACTGAAACCGGCTGGGGCCGAGATGGACGAATCGCAGACCGATGATGCGATGGAGGCCATACAGAGCAAGGGTACCGCCAAATATCAATGCCTGCTGTGGCAATGGTGGTGTTTCTCCTGCCAGATAGACATAAGAAAAATACAGGAGAGCCCAGGCACACAGACCAATGTACAGGTTTGTGTACAACAGGAAATCGATCCATTTCTTAAACCGGAACAAGTCTAAAAGTACTTGAAGCTCTGACCGCTCTTGATGACCTGTAAGCTTTCATACATCAACCGGATCACATTTTCAACATCCTCCCGGTGGGCCATTTCCACCGTGG harbors:
- the lysM gene encoding peptidoglycan-binding protein LysM, coding for MGLFSFLKNAGAKIFGGSSEPKYDKVAALKKSITDLGFSVNDFDLDVDDETVTVYGTVPTQSEREKIILALGNVSGIATVDDRISVVPPEPEAVPEPEAQFYEVKKGDSLSKIAKQYYGDPMKYPVIFEANKPMLKDPNLIYPGQMLRIPPLA
- a CDS encoding TonB-dependent receptor, translated to MLKPGNWKLAILFVCLFSTWLPAQDIRLSGKIVDGHTGEALVGATVQFSTGGTLSDADGGFQLSLPTGHYQLDVRYVGYDNKMVDLDLARDTSLVIEMAVAENLLQTAVVTTSRYARPLSESTISLDVIKPDMVQRNSPSSVEELLGKVPGVTIVGDQANIRGGSGFSYGAGSRVLLLLNDMPALQTDAGYPNWNDIPVETLGQIEVVKGASSALYGSSALNGIIHFQTTYPGSEPETKISAYYTHYFTPRDPAKKWWDKAPHAWNLEFSHKQKIGKLDLVLGGFLTDGNSYAQGSGRHYGRGEIQTRYRISERATLSLGAYINKGRTSSFFYWKDAEAGAYQPTEGTESESKRFRYYVDPQFTYFSKQGGRHRIQGRILGIDNNVTGGKSNASFNLFTEYQYSKDWADWDANLTGGVVYNRSIVNAPLYGDSTFLGQNASIYAQISKKIDDRLTLTGGWRYEYFLLKGPSQLGDYSFPGGKEAQDKPVWRVGANWQLFDFTYLRASWGQGFRFPSIAEKFIQTSFGTTLITPNPTLKSESGWSSEIGIKQGIQLGGWRGFLDASAFWSQYQDMMEFVFTGFIRGFQSQNIGNTDIKGFEVSLAGEAKLWGIPMSILAGYTYIDPRFQEFTELDDQRSSVDYNILKYRSKNQFTMDWQWTFHRLKIGTSTIYLSKMEAIDSIFELVIPGVKSFRETHGGFQVWDARLSYDIRPVTVSLILRNAFNAEYASRPGQLDAPRNLLVRADWKF
- a CDS encoding DUF547 domain-containing protein encodes the protein MAGKMLITFLLSLIIYTDKVMISGPDHTLWTQVLSTFVDNQGQVNYQGLKAEHTLLDTYLQSLASNPVQDGWSREEKLAYWINTYNAFTIKLILNNYPVKSIMDIDGGKAWDKVWIKLGNKSYSLNQIENEIIRPQFKEPRIHFAVNCAAKSCPPLLNQAWMPATLDAQLEQRAKSFVNNPAYNTIKTSNIQVSKIFEWYNQDFGNLISYLNNYSATTIKSGAAIAYKEYDWALNGK
- a CDS encoding T9SS type A sorting domain-containing protein, which produces MKGYLHLIAAMLLLTSLVPLRAQVCTPDTMALDSGSIIAPRPYIEGDSTSGIKKAACKGESYELTFTMFIPDVVVNQGFPLALSYAQLNPTTAVKGLPAGLSYMCNPEDCKMLALQYGCVVLGGTVNDTVSVGSYDLTIDLTLGTVLGPIEARVPGPLFPGVYSIEVRETGQCEEVSSIQTPPTVESKFKLKSNPLTPNSTITIFSDQESRTTITLYDMMGRVASQKNVHLTPGMNEFPVISENLAAGTYFIAVGQGNQVVSKKVMVLPY
- a CDS encoding D-2-hydroxyacid dehydrogenase is translated as MEGRKVSMVILDGFTNNPGDISWGPLEHYGELTVYDRSDDSNWFERAGRAEVILVNKFVLDRPKLELLDSLRCIIVLATGYNNIDIEACKVRGIKVYNAVGYGGGSVAQYVMTAILAWQMRIESHAIDVRQGGWSRCPDFSYTLYAGREIQGMQLGIVGFGKIGQTVGRKAYALGMQVAAYHSHPDRDNQPWMTMMGWEELLRTSDILSLHVPLTQATQYLINKDSLAMMPSHALLINTGRGGLVDEDALYSALKEKRIEGAVLDVLAQEPPPLGHPLFTLPNCWITPHMAWTSKEARIRLIRISGENVGHYLSGEVKNRVV